From Actinomyces sp. oral taxon 171 str. F0337, one genomic window encodes:
- the trxB gene encoding thioredoxin-disulfide reductase, protein MIHDVVIVGSGPAGYTAAIYAARAQLNPVVLAGSVTAGGALMNTTEVENYPGFIEGIMGPELMNQMQEQAERFGTDIRYEDVTALELEGDVKRITTSDGVYEARTVIISTGSEYRHLGIDGEERLSGHGVSYCATCDGFFFKDQDIVVVGGGDSAMEEATFLTRFARSVTVVHRRDELRASAVMAKRAQEDPKISFAWNSRVVELHGEDSLTGVTLEDTVTGERRQIEATGLFVAIGQVPRSELVADVLELDEAGYIKVEVPSQRTRIPGVFACGDVADPTYQQAITAAGSGCRAALDAEHYLTTLQA, encoded by the coding sequence ATGATTCACGACGTCGTTATCGTCGGCTCCGGCCCCGCCGGCTACACAGCCGCCATCTACGCGGCCCGTGCCCAGCTCAACCCGGTCGTCCTGGCCGGCTCGGTGACTGCGGGCGGCGCCCTGATGAACACGACCGAGGTGGAGAACTACCCCGGCTTCATCGAGGGGATCATGGGTCCCGAGCTCATGAACCAGATGCAGGAGCAGGCCGAGCGCTTCGGTACCGACATCCGCTACGAGGACGTCACCGCCCTCGAGCTGGAGGGCGACGTCAAGCGCATCACCACCTCCGACGGCGTCTACGAGGCCCGCACGGTCATCATCTCCACCGGCTCTGAGTACCGGCACCTGGGGATCGACGGGGAGGAGCGCCTCTCGGGCCACGGTGTGTCCTACTGCGCCACCTGCGACGGGTTCTTCTTCAAGGACCAGGACATCGTCGTCGTCGGTGGCGGGGACTCGGCCATGGAGGAGGCCACTTTCCTGACCCGCTTCGCCCGCTCCGTGACGGTGGTCCACCGCCGTGATGAGCTGCGCGCCTCGGCGGTCATGGCCAAGCGCGCCCAGGAGGACCCGAAGATCTCCTTCGCCTGGAACTCGCGAGTCGTCGAGCTTCACGGCGAGGACTCGCTGACCGGTGTCACCCTGGAGGACACTGTCACCGGGGAGCGCCGCCAGATCGAGGCCACGGGCCTGTTCGTCGCCATCGGTCAGGTGCCGCGCAGCGAGCTCGTCGCCGACGTCCTCGAGCTCGACGAGGCCGGCTACATCAAGGTCGAGGTTCCCTCGCAGCGCACCCGCATTCCCGGGGTCTTCGCCTGCGGTGACGTCGCCGACCCCACGTACCAGCAGGCGATCACGGCGGCCGGATCCGGCTGCCGCGCCGCACTCGACGCCGAGCACTACCTGACCACTCTGCAGGCCTGA
- the trxA gene encoding thioredoxin: MSEALAVTDATFEEEVLKSEVPVVIDFWAEWCGPCRQMAPIVDEVATDFGDKVKFVKVDVDANPATARSYGVRSIPTFAVVRDGEIFHQFSGSRPKASFKAEVEKVLA; the protein is encoded by the coding sequence ATGTCTGAGGCTCTCGCCGTCACCGACGCCACCTTCGAGGAGGAGGTCCTCAAGTCCGAGGTGCCCGTCGTCATCGACTTCTGGGCCGAGTGGTGCGGCCCCTGCCGCCAGATGGCGCCGATTGTGGACGAGGTCGCCACCGACTTCGGTGACAAGGTCAAGTTCGTCAAGGTCGATGTGGACGCCAACCCGGCCACGGCCCGCTCCTACGGCGTGCGTTCCATCCCGACCTTCGCCGTGGTGCGCGACGGCGAGATCTTCCACCAGTTCAGCGGCTCGCGCCCGAAGGCCTCCTTCAAGGCCGAGGTGGAGAAGGTCCTGGCCTGA